The following are from one region of the Desulfobacterales bacterium genome:
- a CDS encoding diguanylate cyclase — protein MLEVLIVEDSTALGGAIKQAIETTIKIPVTWCQSYAEAQDAIKNKGSNFFIALLDINLPDAPQGEVIDFVLSKKIPSIIFTGEFSDDARDFIWSKKNVVDYVVKEGIYTIYYVVGLIHRIYKNRNIKVMVVDDSKFSRVLMVNLLKVHQYIVFEAVDGVDALKVLKENPDIQLSIVDYNMPNMDGFELTKEIRKKYVKDEMIIIGISAHGNNIVSAKFIKNGANDYINKPFVIEEFYCRVTQNIDTIEYIQTIKDYSNKDFLTGLYNRRYLFDVGLKLFANAQRKNLSILIAMIDIDHFKKINDTFGHDSGDEVIKAVSSILQNFFRKSDVVARIGGEEFCIVATNFSYDYVKKNFNDLRKTMEEMAVYKDGKTIYATISIGVCTMLQSSFENMIKIADDMLYISKEEGRNRVTIFNE, from the coding sequence ATGTTAGAAGTTCTTATAGTTGAAGATAGCACAGCTTTAGGAGGTGCTATAAAACAAGCTATAGAAACAACCATTAAAATTCCTGTTACCTGGTGTCAATCATATGCTGAGGCTCAAGATGCTATTAAAAACAAAGGTTCTAATTTTTTTATTGCGCTATTAGATATAAATCTTCCAGATGCTCCTCAAGGAGAAGTCATTGATTTTGTATTGTCAAAAAAAATCCCTTCAATAATATTTACAGGAGAATTCAGCGATGATGCAAGGGACTTTATTTGGTCAAAAAAGAATGTAGTCGATTATGTTGTTAAAGAGGGAATTTATACTATTTATTATGTAGTAGGGCTTATTCATAGAATATATAAAAATAGAAATATTAAGGTTATGGTAGTCGATGACTCTAAATTTTCAAGAGTCCTTATGGTCAATCTTTTAAAAGTTCACCAATATATTGTTTTTGAAGCAGTTGACGGTGTTGATGCCCTAAAAGTTCTTAAAGAAAATCCAGATATTCAGTTATCTATTGTCGATTACAATATGCCAAATATGGATGGTTTTGAGCTTACAAAAGAAATTAGAAAAAAATACGTTAAAGATGAAATGATAATTATTGGTATATCTGCTCACGGAAACAATATTGTATCTGCTAAATTTATAAAAAACGGAGCGAATGATTATATCAACAAACCTTTTGTCATCGAAGAATTTTATTGCCGCGTCACTCAAAATATTGACACAATTGAGTATATCCAAACTATTAAGGATTATTCAAATAAAGATTTTCTCACAGGTCTCTATAATCGTAGATATTTATTTGACGTAGGTTTAAAACTTTTTGCTAATGCCCAAAGAAAAAATTTATCAATACTAATAGCAATGATTGATATCGATCATTTTAAAAAAATTAATGATACATTTGGCCATGATTCAGGCGATGAAGTAATAAAAGCCGTATCTTCTATTTTGCAAAATTTTTTTAGAAAATCGGATGTTGTAGCAAGAATTGGAGGAGAAGAATTTTGCATTGTTGCTACAAATTTTAGCTATGATTATGTGAAAAAAAACTTCAATGACCTTAGAAAAACAATGGAAGAAATGGCTGTCTACAAAGATGGCAAAACAATATATGCGACAATAAGCATTGGAGTATGCACAATGTTACAAAGCTCTTTTGAAAATATGATAAAAATTGCAGATGATATGCTGTATATTTCTAAAGAAGAAGGAAGAAATAGAGTTACTATTTTTAATGAATAA
- the recC gene encoding exodeoxyribonuclease V subunit gamma, translating to MIKKLGASMAGFHLYTSNKLEILSQKLSESFREKTLSPLQKEMIIIQSKGMARWLNLEIAKYNKIAANIDFVFPKGFTQKIFGEIVELPKESPFSIDLMIWKIMKILPQLIDKEEFKSIKNYIKGENIELKKFQLSEKIAYLFDQYLIFRPDYILNWDKGENIASNFEHANWQAELWRQLSNHEKSDIKYHNASLKASFIKELKKSTFKFKNFPNRISVFGISTLPQFFMESFAAISEKIDVYFYYFNPCQEFWKDTYSKKEIAKLSKIDVSEEDQYFDVGNSLLGSLGKAGREFFSLILNMSDDMGEGLYYDPVSDSNTMLSRIQSDILNLKERKKNDFVEDNIILKNDTSIQLHSCYSNIREVEVLYDNLLYLFDKNKNLLPKDIVVMMPNVSIYAPFIQAIFDSPESDNKRIPYSIADNSLRATNKIAQAFLSILSIDKERFKASEVLDILQTDAVLKKFRLTERDIDTIKVWVNESNIRWGIDGKYKKQIGLPAFNENSWKFGIDKMLLGYALFSLDNDQIFEGILPYREIEGSSALILGKFINFINSLFKCSERLSKHRTLLEWSQYLNTVLNDFFISNEDTDNDIKIIREFLTDKGLMKFAEFSGFTEEISLDIIYSYLFEQFEKESAPHGFISTGVTFCTILPMRSIPFKIIYLLGMNDGEYPRNSQKIGFNLMEKKRKLCDRSKRDEDKFLFLEAILSARENLIISYIGKHLKDNTNIPPSSVVSELSDYIKEAFTLETGDNIIDYITINHPLQPFSPMYYKGDTKLFSYSKQNCLGASELEKDRNQPEPFFVSKLPNPTDEWKFITIEQLIRFFKNPSTFILKNRLNVSLEDNNFFEITDIEPFNIDKLKEYMIKDELLRLSFTKNNDYFEIFKASGNIPHGWQGEYTYNSYAEKINLFLESIKEKIEIPLISKELNFKFDTPDINLKGKLKNLYSSGQVLFRPSTIKPKDQINAWIRHLALNSIENYRNKRDTLLFGIDKKQKNITYTKYIKYTEIEIFSARTLLADLINIFWKGLTFPIRFYPKLSLNYAEKFNVKKNPYDDKNDQKDCIYIETIFGAAFADNDEFKDMALKIFKPMLKHRKIEN from the coding sequence ATGATTAAAAAATTAGGAGCATCTATGGCTGGTTTCCATTTATACACGAGCAATAAACTTGAGATACTATCACAAAAACTTTCAGAGTCTTTTCGAGAAAAAACTCTTTCACCTTTGCAAAAAGAAATGATCATAATTCAAAGCAAAGGTATGGCGCGTTGGCTTAATCTTGAAATCGCTAAATACAATAAAATAGCAGCTAATATTGATTTTGTTTTTCCAAAAGGGTTTACGCAAAAAATTTTCGGAGAAATTGTTGAACTGCCTAAGGAATCACCTTTTTCTATAGACCTTATGATTTGGAAAATAATGAAGATCCTGCCTCAATTGATTGATAAAGAGGAATTTAAAAGCATTAAAAATTATATTAAAGGAGAAAACATTGAATTAAAAAAATTTCAGCTATCCGAAAAAATTGCCTATTTATTTGACCAATACTTAATTTTCAGACCTGATTATATTTTAAACTGGGATAAAGGTGAAAATATTGCCTCTAATTTTGAACATGCAAATTGGCAAGCCGAATTATGGAGACAACTTTCTAATCATGAAAAAAGCGATATTAAATATCATAACGCGTCTTTAAAAGCTTCATTTATAAAAGAGTTAAAAAAAAGTACCTTTAAATTTAAAAATTTTCCGAATAGAATTTCTGTTTTTGGAATTTCTACACTTCCACAATTTTTTATGGAGTCTTTCGCCGCTATTTCAGAAAAAATAGACGTTTATTTTTATTATTTTAATCCGTGCCAAGAATTTTGGAAAGATACCTATTCAAAAAAAGAAATAGCTAAACTCTCTAAAATCGATGTAAGTGAAGAAGACCAATATTTTGATGTAGGCAATAGTCTTCTTGGATCTTTAGGTAAAGCCGGCAGAGAATTTTTTTCCCTTATCTTAAATATGTCTGATGACATGGGAGAAGGACTTTATTACGATCCTGTTAGCGACAGCAATACAATGCTTTCAAGAATACAATCTGATATTTTAAATCTCAAAGAAAGAAAAAAAAACGATTTTGTTGAAGATAACATTATTTTAAAAAACGATACGTCAATACAACTTCATTCCTGTTATAGTAATATAAGAGAAGTAGAGGTTCTTTATGATAATCTTCTTTATCTTTTTGATAAAAATAAAAACCTTCTTCCTAAAGATATCGTAGTTATGATGCCGAATGTTTCTATTTATGCTCCTTTCATTCAGGCTATTTTTGATTCTCCTGAATCTGATAATAAAAGAATTCCCTATTCGATAGCTGATAATAGTTTAAGAGCTACAAACAAAATTGCCCAAGCCTTTTTATCCATATTAAGCATTGATAAGGAAAGATTTAAAGCATCTGAAGTGCTTGATATCCTTCAAACAGACGCTGTTTTAAAAAAATTTCGATTAACAGAACGTGATATTGATACAATCAAAGTTTGGGTAAATGAATCAAATATTAGGTGGGGAATCGACGGTAAATATAAAAAACAAATAGGATTACCGGCTTTTAATGAAAACTCATGGAAATTTGGCATTGATAAAATGTTGCTCGGTTACGCTCTTTTTTCATTAGATAATGATCAGATTTTTGAAGGAATATTGCCTTATCGTGAGATAGAAGGGTCATCTGCTTTAATTTTGGGAAAATTTATCAATTTTATTAATTCCCTTTTTAAATGCTCTGAAAGGCTTAGTAAACATAGAACTCTTTTAGAATGGAGCCAATATCTTAATACCGTTTTAAACGATTTTTTTATTTCAAATGAAGATACTGACAATGATATAAAAATTATAAGAGAATTTCTAACTGACAAGGGTCTTATGAAATTTGCTGAATTTTCCGGTTTTACTGAAGAAATTTCTTTAGATATTATATATTCATATTTATTTGAACAGTTTGAAAAAGAATCTGCCCCCCATGGATTTATAAGCACAGGCGTAACTTTTTGCACAATCTTACCTATGCGAAGCATTCCTTTTAAAATAATTTATTTATTAGGCATGAATGACGGAGAATATCCAAGAAATTCTCAAAAAATAGGTTTTAATTTGATGGAGAAAAAGAGAAAATTATGCGACAGATCAAAAAGAGATGAAGATAAATTTCTTTTTCTTGAAGCCATTTTATCTGCTCGAGAAAATCTTATTATAAGTTATATAGGGAAACATTTAAAAGATAATACTAATATCCCTCCATCATCCGTAGTGAGTGAACTTTCCGATTATATTAAAGAGGCATTTACATTAGAGACAGGCGACAATATTATTGATTATATAACTATTAATCATCCTCTTCAGCCTTTTAGCCCAATGTATTATAAAGGGGACACTAAATTATTCAGTTATTCAAAACAAAATTGTTTAGGCGCCAGCGAGCTGGAAAAAGACCGGAACCAACCTGAACCATTTTTTGTATCCAAACTCCCTAATCCTACAGATGAATGGAAATTTATAACAATCGAACAACTCATTCGTTTTTTTAAAAACCCATCAACATTTATTCTGAAAAATAGACTTAATGTTTCTTTAGAAGATAATAATTTTTTTGAGATTACAGATATTGAGCCTTTTAATATTGATAAATTAAAAGAGTATATGATTAAAGACGAATTACTTAGGTTGTCTTTCACAAAAAATAATGATTATTTTGAAATTTTTAAAGCTTCAGGCAATATTCCCCATGGTTGGCAAGGAGAATATACATATAATAGCTATGCTGAAAAAATTAATCTTTTTTTAGAATCTATTAAGGAAAAAATAGAAATTCCTTTAATTTCAAAGGAATTAAATTTTAAATTTGATACTCCTGATATTAATCTTAAAGGAAAGCTTAAAAATTTATATTCTTCAGGTCAAGTTTTATTTCGTCCAAGTACAATTAAACCTAAAGATCAAATTAATGCTTGGATTCGCCATTTAGCTTTAAATTCAATAGAAAATTACCGTAATAAAAGAGATACTTTACTATTCGGAATAGATAAAAAGCAAAAAAATATTACATATACTAAATATATCAAATATACTGAAATAGAGATATTCTCGGCAAGAACATTACTTGCTGATTTAATAAATATTTTCTGGAAAGGTTTAACTTTTCCTATACGTTTTTATCCTAAACTATCACTTAATTATGCTGAAAAGTTCAATGTAAAGAAAAATCCATACGATGATAAAAATGATCAAAAAGATTGTATATATATTGAAACAATTTTCGGAGCTGCTTTTGCTGATAATGATGAGTTTAAAGATATGGCTTTGAAAATTTTCAAGCCAATGTTAAAACATAGAAAAATTGAAAATTAA
- a CDS encoding Rpn family recombination-promoting nuclease/putative transposase, with product MKYNIDPTVDCVFKALLGSEENTKLLIHFVNAVMNPPENKRIISVELLNPYNEREFIGDKLSIVDIKARDKTEHIFQIEIQVLVYDSLDKRISYTWSKLYNEQLKKGDDYNKLKPVVSIWLLCENLFDNSKSFHNHFQFYDTKNNLNLNDDCSIHTLELEKFVTHDVNNELERWLLFFKDGKDLDHNNLPEYMNTEEMREAMNTLKTFSEKEKAYHLYQNRLDYIREQKTIRLEIEAKQQEKERAVQEKERAVQEKERAVQEKERAVQEKERAEQEKERAEQEKENAVQEKENAVQEKENAVQEKENAVQEKESAMQEKEKAVQEKENAIKVLKEKESETQKIAQALQKKESETQKLLELIKKLQSDKQ from the coding sequence ATGAAGTACAACATTGACCCAACCGTAGATTGTGTTTTTAAAGCACTTTTAGGTTCAGAAGAAAACACAAAGTTGCTAATCCATTTTGTAAATGCTGTCATGAACCCGCCTGAAAATAAGCGTATTATTTCTGTTGAATTGTTAAATCCTTATAATGAAAGGGAATTTATTGGAGACAAACTTTCTATCGTAGATATTAAAGCGAGAGATAAAACCGAGCATATATTTCAGATAGAGATTCAAGTGCTCGTCTATGATTCCTTAGATAAGAGGATTTCATATACATGGAGTAAGCTTTACAATGAACAGTTGAAAAAAGGAGATGATTACAATAAATTAAAGCCAGTTGTTTCTATTTGGCTTTTATGTGAAAACTTGTTTGACAATTCCAAAAGTTTTCATAACCATTTTCAATTCTATGATACAAAAAATAACCTCAACTTAAATGATGATTGTTCCATTCATACTTTGGAATTAGAAAAATTTGTAACACACGATGTAAACAATGAATTGGAAAGATGGTTATTATTTTTTAAGGATGGGAAGGATTTAGATCATAATAATCTTCCCGAATATATGAACACTGAAGAAATGAGAGAAGCCATGAATACTTTAAAAACCTTTTCAGAAAAAGAAAAAGCTTATCATTTATACCAAAATCGCTTGGATTACATCCGTGAACAAAAAACGATTAGATTGGAAATAGAAGCTAAACAGCAGGAAAAAGAAAGAGCTGTGCAGGAAAAAGAAAGAGCTGTGCAGGAAAAAGAAAGAGCTGTGCAGGAAAAAGAAAGAGCTGTGCAGGAAAAAGAAAGAGCTGAGCAGGAAAAAGAAAGAGCTGAGCAGGAAAAAGAAAACGCTGTGCAAGAAAAAGAAAACGCTGTGCAAGAAAAAGAAAACGCTGTGCAGGAAAAAGAAAACGCCGTGCAAGAAAAAGAAAGTGCTATGCAGGAAAAAGAAAAAGCTGTGCAAGAAAAAGAAAACGCTATAAAGGTATTAAAAGAAAAGGAATCTGAAACACAAAAAATAGCTCAAGCATTACAAAAAAAAGAATCTGAAACACAAAAATTGCTTGAGCTGATTAAAAAACTACAATCTGACAAGCAATAA
- a CDS encoding DUF2225 domain-containing protein, producing the protein MTIIDSELKARQKKTFVETNEKCPVCEEFTKYKYIKPKLYMEQDQDVDLRPKKVKWFEKNLDSYNPRLLYIQHCTKCYFAASNAFFKEPLKDYDMSMIRFKKKINNFKSDNPKSEEVIKELIQNINPIFEEINFFESLKLHLLAIYNFQMVDDIAKREAFELGRYSLRLAWLYRDIYENEEKKNSYASNLEELLKNLKKHWADIPDNEDLAIKMALNYYQTTYESSRMIKSLYEEVLMLMLLTRLNVRLENMTEASRTIMIAKDKVREYDNKAKAEQKKMSSQPDSEAYKKASEVVGEARKMNRIIDEVNNIFMDHREQWIKKQIALAKKIIEENKGTSTAEIKEILLKQGIDQTNIDRVIEVRPKKRRRGFFSFFRY; encoded by the coding sequence ATGACTATTATTGATTCAGAATTAAAAGCTCGTCAAAAAAAAACGTTCGTAGAAACAAATGAAAAATGTCCTGTATGTGAAGAATTTACTAAATATAAATATATTAAACCAAAATTATATATGGAACAGGATCAAGACGTTGATTTAAGACCAAAAAAGGTAAAATGGTTTGAAAAGAATTTAGATTCTTATAATCCGAGATTACTTTATATTCAACACTGCACAAAGTGCTATTTTGCAGCAAGCAATGCTTTTTTTAAAGAGCCCTTAAAAGACTACGATATGTCTATGATTCGGTTTAAAAAAAAAATAAATAATTTTAAATCGGATAATCCAAAATCTGAAGAAGTGATCAAAGAATTAATCCAAAATATCAATCCAATCTTTGAAGAAATAAATTTTTTTGAATCTTTGAAATTGCATCTTCTCGCTATTTATAATTTTCAAATGGTTGATGATATTGCTAAACGAGAAGCCTTTGAATTAGGGAGATATAGCTTAAGACTCGCTTGGCTTTATAGGGATATATACGAAAACGAAGAAAAAAAGAATTCCTATGCATCTAATTTAGAAGAATTATTAAAAAACTTAAAAAAGCACTGGGCAGATATTCCAGATAATGAAGACTTAGCAATAAAAATGGCTTTAAATTATTATCAAACTACATATGAGTCATCAAGGATGATTAAATCTCTATATGAAGAAGTGCTTATGCTGATGCTTCTTACAAGACTTAATGTAAGACTTGAAAATATGACCGAAGCGAGCAGAACCATAATGATAGCTAAGGATAAAGTTCGAGAATATGATAATAAAGCGAAAGCTGAACAGAAAAAAATGTCCAGTCAACCAGACAGTGAAGCATACAAAAAAGCATCGGAAGTAGTTGGTGAAGCCAGAAAAATGAACCGTATAATCGATGAAGTAAATAACATTTTTATGGATCATCGTGAACAATGGATAAAAAAACAAATAGCTCTCGCTAAAAAAATAATCGAAGAAAACAAAGGCACATCAACCGCAGAAATTAAAGAAATTCTACTTAAACAAGGAATTGATCAAACCAATATAGATAGAGTTATAGAAGTTCGTCCAAAAAAAAGACGTAGAGGCTTTTTTAGTTTTTTCCGCTACTAA
- a CDS encoding ABC transporter permease, which translates to MWKRILIVALMRTKEFYRDRSSLGWNYFFPFFIILAFNLIFNGGQQSLYKVGILGNTTSTNNNVTYAQQQYEYLKNIKFLEFIPFDIKDSALDKLNHHRIDILINLDENQYWVSQSSPKGYLAEKLLIASGCEDKTLFEKQKVQGKEIKYVEWLFPGILGMNMMFSCLYGAGYAIVRYRKNGVLKRMSVTPLKPYEFLIAQILSRLYITLSTSLIIFVGCSLVYGFECSGSYLNLFFVFSLGGFSMISLGLLIAARGSSEEFAGGLINILTWPMMILSEVWFSLEGARPSIITFSKIFPLTHLVSASRKIINDGAGLIEIRNEIVILTLMSFVFIVLGSFMFKWHDVK; encoded by the coding sequence ATGTGGAAAAGAATTTTAATAGTAGCTTTAATGCGAACTAAAGAGTTTTATAGGGATAGATCATCATTGGGATGGAATTACTTTTTTCCCTTTTTTATTATTTTAGCATTTAATTTAATTTTTAACGGTGGACAGCAATCTTTGTATAAAGTAGGAATTTTAGGAAATACTACTTCTACTAATAATAATGTTACTTATGCTCAACAACAGTATGAATATTTAAAAAATATTAAATTTTTAGAATTTATCCCTTTTGATATAAAGGATTCAGCTCTTGATAAACTTAATCACCATCGAATTGATATTTTAATCAATCTTGATGAAAATCAATATTGGGTAAGTCAGTCATCTCCTAAGGGATATCTCGCTGAAAAGCTTTTGATAGCGTCAGGATGTGAAGATAAAACTTTGTTTGAAAAACAAAAAGTTCAAGGCAAAGAAATCAAATATGTTGAATGGCTTTTTCCGGGTATATTAGGCATGAATATGATGTTCAGCTGCCTTTACGGAGCGGGTTATGCTATTGTCCGTTATAGAAAAAACGGAGTTCTTAAACGTATGAGTGTAACTCCTTTAAAGCCTTATGAATTTTTAATAGCTCAAATTTTATCAAGGCTTTATATTACTCTTTCTACTTCATTAATAATTTTTGTAGGATGTTCGTTAGTTTATGGCTTTGAATGCAGCGGCTCGTATTTAAATCTATTTTTTGTATTTAGTTTAGGCGGCTTTTCAATGATATCATTAGGGCTACTTATTGCCGCTCGAGGCAGCAGCGAAGAATTTGCAGGAGGATTAATTAATATTTTAACCTGGCCAATGATGATTCTTTCGGAAGTTTGGTTTTCTTTAGAAGGGGCAAGACCATCAATTATAACTTTTTCTAAAATATTTCCTTTAACTCATTTAGTTTCCGCTTCCCGTAAAATTATTAATGATGGTGCAGGACTAATCGAAATTAGGAATGAAATAGTTATTTTGACATTAATGTCTTTTGTGTTTATAGTTTTAGGTTCTTTTATGTTTAAATGGCACGATGTAAAATAA
- a CDS encoding PilT/PilU family type 4a pilus ATPase, which yields MKQAEIDYWITCMLETYGSVSDLNVTVDKPLQVESSGKLVPIPVVPEVQKLTPFQAEVFALNLIGGDKRLLEDFVTTGSCDLSYWLGRDARFRVNIFSQRNNLSTILRKLETKIPTIDGLKLPKIFNKMSEEKNGLILVTGSTGSGKSTTLAALLNKINEDKSVHIVTLEDPVEFVHPNKMATFNQRELGNDFNTFEYGLRAALRQAPKVILVGEMRDRVTMEIGLAAAETGHLVLSTLHTVDAGQTINRILGMFEHSEQEQVRNRLVDTIRYIVCQRLLPRVGGGRVAALEIMAMNLRIKDLILNGESEGKTFYEIIQNGTAFGLQTFDQHIIELVKENKVTEETAFIYCSRKNYINREIDRLKRQKGQHTSEIDGLSVDWKD from the coding sequence ATGAAACAAGCGGAAATTGATTATTGGATTACATGTATGCTTGAGACATACGGTAGTGTTTCAGATTTAAACGTGACTGTAGATAAACCCCTTCAGGTTGAATCATCAGGCAAACTCGTGCCTATACCAGTCGTGCCTGAAGTTCAAAAGCTTACCCCTTTTCAAGCAGAAGTCTTTGCTTTGAACCTTATTGGTGGTGATAAACGCCTCCTTGAAGATTTTGTAACTACTGGCTCCTGTGATTTATCCTATTGGTTAGGACGGGACGCAAGATTTAGAGTTAATATTTTTTCCCAAAGAAACAATTTATCTACAATACTAAGAAAACTCGAAACAAAAATTCCAACTATTGATGGATTAAAATTGCCAAAAATATTTAATAAAATGTCGGAAGAAAAAAATGGTCTCATACTTGTAACTGGATCTACAGGCTCAGGTAAATCAACTACACTCGCAGCTCTTCTAAATAAAATTAATGAAGATAAATCAGTTCATATTGTTACTTTAGAAGACCCTGTTGAATTTGTTCATCCAAATAAAATGGCAACTTTTAATCAAAGGGAATTAGGAAATGATTTCAATACATTTGAATATGGTTTGCGAGCAGCTTTGAGACAGGCTCCGAAAGTTATCTTAGTTGGTGAAATGAGGGATCGCGTTACAATGGAAATAGGCCTTGCTGCCGCTGAGACAGGCCATCTTGTTCTTAGCACTCTTCACACAGTAGATGCAGGTCAGACAATTAACAGAATTCTTGGAATGTTCGAACATAGCGAGCAGGAGCAAGTTAGAAACAGATTAGTTGACACAATTCGATATATCGTTTGTCAGCGGCTACTGCCGAGAGTTGGCGGCGGAAGAGTTGCTGCTCTTGAAATTATGGCAATGAATTTGAGAATTAAGGATTTAATTTTAAATGGAGAATCAGAAGGAAAAACATTTTATGAAATTATTCAGAATGGTACAGCTTTTGGTCTGCAAACATTTGATCAACATATCATTGAATTAGTTAAAGAAAATAAAGTTACAGAAGAAACGGCTTTTATATATTGTTCGCGTAAGAACTACATTAATAGGGAAATTGATAGATTAAAAAGACAAAAAGGTCAACATACATCTGAAATTGACGGATTATCAGTTGACTGGAAAGATTAA
- a CDS encoding Crp/Fnr family transcriptional regulator, whose amino-acid sequence MNEFISTISIFEGLPENNVADISEISLIKEFNKNEIIFSEGDKGNGFFVIINGIVKIFKLSPDGKEQILHIFSDGELFGEVPVFSGENFPANAQTISKASLLFLPKDAFIKLISKNPSITINMLSVLCRRLREFAAKIESLSLKDVPSRLSSYILALCDEQSNENIVKLKVSKAQIASIIGTIPETLSRVFAKMASLEIINVDGKKVNILNKKSLKDIAENSLSI is encoded by the coding sequence ATAAATGAATTTATTTCTACAATTTCTATTTTTGAAGGTTTGCCAGAAAATAATGTAGCAGATATTTCTGAAATAAGCTTGATTAAAGAATTTAATAAAAATGAAATAATTTTTTCAGAAGGGGACAAAGGTAATGGTTTTTTTGTTATCATTAATGGAATAGTAAAAATTTTTAAGTTGTCTCCTGATGGGAAAGAGCAGATTCTTCATATTTTTTCTGATGGTGAACTTTTTGGAGAAGTTCCGGTATTCAGCGGAGAGAATTTTCCAGCTAATGCTCAGACTATAAGCAAAGCAAGCCTTTTATTTTTACCGAAAGATGCTTTTATTAAGCTTATATCAAAAAATCCTTCTATCACAATTAATATGCTTAGTGTTTTGTGTAGAAGACTTAGGGAATTTGCTGCAAAAATTGAAAGTCTTTCATTGAAAGATGTTCCGAGTCGTCTTTCTTCTTATATTCTCGCACTATGCGATGAACAATCGAACGAAAATATTGTTAAACTTAAAGTATCAAAGGCTCAAATTGCGAGTATTATCGGAACAATTCCGGAAACACTTTCAAGAGTTTTTGCAAAAATGGCATCTTTAGAAATAATAAATGTAGACGGTAAAAAGGTTAATATATTAAATAAAAAAAGCCTTAAAGATATCGCAGAAAATAGTCTTAGTATTTAG
- a CDS encoding formylglycine-generating enzyme family protein — MENVEKIFLDHLSSIQKIESDTLNVPAVEIIPLLKKNYLPMIFIPNGEFIMGNNDGNDDEFPAHPVHIMRSFYMSAWPITQEQWEIIMGQNPSRFVGEKHPVENISWEEANLFIDKLNKMLTVDGFRLPTEAEWEYSCRAGSKASYCFGNDINLLKDYAWYYDNSNGHPQTVGQLKPNAWGVHDMHGNVWEWCDDWYGEYPSDLMIDPNGPLTGTNKVSRGGSWLNYARSCQAGYRSYYSPQNRGNGIGFRIVRSFE; from the coding sequence ATGGAAAATGTAGAGAAAATTTTTTTAGATCATTTAAGTTCGATTCAAAAAATTGAATCGGATACTTTAAACGTTCCAGCAGTTGAGATTATACCGTTATTAAAAAAAAATTATTTACCAATGATTTTTATTCCTAATGGTGAATTTATAATGGGAAACAACGATGGTAATGACGATGAATTTCCAGCTCACCCTGTTCATATAATGCGTTCGTTTTATATGTCTGCGTGGCCTATTACCCAAGAACAATGGGAAATAATCATGGGGCAAAATCCAAGTCGTTTTGTCGGTGAAAAGCACCCAGTGGAGAATATTTCGTGGGAAGAAGCAAATCTTTTTATAGATAAGTTAAATAAAATGCTAACAGTTGATGGGTTTAGGCTTCCAACTGAAGCAGAATGGGAATATTCTTGCCGAGCAGGTTCAAAGGCATCTTACTGTTTTGGTAATGATATAAATTTATTAAAGGATTACGCTTGGTATTATGATAATTCCAATGGACATCCCCAGACTGTAGGCCAATTAAAGCCTAATGCATGGGGAGTACATGATATGCATGGTAATGTTTGGGAATGGTGCGATGATTGGTATGGAGAATATCCGTCTGATTTAATGATAGACCCAAATGGGCCTTTAACAGGAACAAACAAGGTAAGCCGCGGTGGAAGCTGGCTAAATTATGCTCGAAGCTGCCAAGCAGGATACCGCAGCTATTATTCTCCACAAAATCGAGGCAATGGGATAGGTTTTCGCATTGTCAGATCGTTTGAATAA
- a CDS encoding GxxExxY protein, translating to MINEQYQYSELTGKIIGCAMEVHRILGNGFQEVIYQRAMAIEMTKQGLSFSREHEINPEIGEPYLKKIEVVLMGKNNEEALLLPPYLEQAYEQAEKFCNLLSKRVRSGGFIKTASI from the coding sequence ATGATTAATGAGCAATATCAATATTCAGAGCTAACGGGTAAAATTATTGGGTGTGCTATGGAAGTGCATCGTATTTTAGGGAATGGATTTCAAGAAGTAATATATCAACGAGCTATGGCTATAGAAATGACAAAACAGGGACTAAGTTTTAGCCGTGAGCATGAAATTAACCCTGAAATTGGTGAACCCTATTTAAAAAAAATTGAAGTTGTGCTAATGGGAAAAAATAATGAAGAAGCATTATTATTACCTCCTTATTTAGAACAAGCGTATGAGCAAGCTGAAAAATTTTGCAATCTTTTAAGTAAACGAGTTCGCAGTGGCGGCTTTATTAAAACAGCATCCATTTGA